Within the Bacillus sp. FSL K6-3431 genome, the region TAATATTTCATATGCTTTTCGAATCAACTTAAATTCTTCTGGGTGCTTTTCATTCGTATACATTCTAATTTTACGATGATAGGCTCGCTTTATTTCCTCTTCTGTCGCCTCGTAATCTACTTCTAATATTTCGTAATATGTTAAAGTTTCCGTTATCATTCTTTCGTCACCTATCAATAAAATATAATTTAGAAAAGCACAAGCGTCCTTTTTGCATAATCCTAACATTGGCTATGTGTTTTATATTACAGTTGATTTTTGGCTCAACACTATTCTTTAACTATAAAATGTGATTTCTATTAAAAATTAAATGCTCTACCTTATCTTTACCTAGAGAAGTGAAGATAATTGCTGCTCAAGCTTTTTGATTAAAACGATATTTCCCGTTTCGATCGCATGAGTTAAAGCAGTAAGTAATCCGCCGATTATTTCGTTCTTTTCTGGTGAATTATGTTCCATCTTTCGTTTTGCCTGTAATGTTAGCGCATGTACACTAGCTAGTAGTTCCGAATCAACACGCTCATTTTCCAAACGAGCAAACGATTGATCGATTTCTTTATCAGACATAACCCCTGGTTGGTATTGAATTACTTGTGTTACCTTTTTACCTGTACTTAAAATCTTTGCGTCCACTTGAATCAAACCATTAATATCATAATTGAAGGTTACTTCAAGAGATTGCCGTCCAGCAAGGTCGCGGGGAATACCATCAAGCTTTAGATCATCGGATACTAGTTCTGTCTCACTAATAAACCGCCCCTCCCCTTGATAAACGCTAACATCTACCACTTCCTGATAATCATTTGCAGTATAGTAAAGCTTTGTTTCAGAAACAGGGATTGTACTATTTCGATGAATAATCGGATCAAAAAATCCGTCCATCATTCGACCATTAACATGTAAATTCACTTCAGTACCAAGTGTATATGGACAAACATCAATCGCCATCAAACCGGTTGTGGAATCGATCTCGCCACTTTTTATTGCTGCTTGCACAGCCGCACCAATCGCAACGACCTCATCCGGATTTAAATCTGTCCTAACTGTTTTCTTAAATTCTCGCTCCATGCTTTCGCGTACAAGTGGAATACGTGTACTACCACCGACCATAAGGATTTCGCTAATATCTTCAGCTACTAAATCGGCATCACTTAATGCTAGATTGATTTTATCTAAAGTAGAATTTACTTGGTCGCGAATAACATCTTCAAATCTTGATCTAGTTACTTTCATTTGATGACTAACAGGCACATTGTCTCGCATTCCAATCAGTGGCAGCATTATTTCCGTTTCTAATTGAGTAGACAAGTCAATTTTTGCGTTTTCTGCAGCTTCCTTTAGCATAAAATAGAGCATGTCACTATCAAAAGCTACTTCATCTATTGCATAGCCTTTTTCGCTAGTAAAATCAGCTTTTATCATATTCATTATTGCTTCATCAAAATCTGTTCCACCGAGGAAATTATCCCCAGCACTGGCCTTTACTTCAACTACACCTTCAAATAATTCAACGATGGAGACATCAAATGTTCCACCTCCCAGATCGTAGACAAGCACATGCTGATTTTTATCCATATGCTCATGACAATATGCTAATGCTGCTGCAGTTGGCTCATTAATAATCCGTTCTACCTTCAGTCCTGCCAATTCTCCAGCGATTTTTGTTGCTTTACGCTGTGCATCTGAAAAATAAGCAGGGACAGTAACAACCGCTTCTGTCACTTCTTCTCTTAATTTTTCTTCAGCACTCTTTTTAAAATAAGCTAATATTTTTGAAGAAATTTCTTCTGGACGGTATTTGCGCTCGCCAACTGTTATTTGCTCATCTTTTCCCATTAAACGCTTTACTTCCATTACTGTGTGCCTAGGTAATGATAATGCACCTTTTTTTGCCGAAGAACCAATGATTTCCTCGCCATTAGGCTTTAATTGATAAACTGAAGGAGTCGTTCGTTGGTCACTTCCATTTAACACGATTTCGCTACGTCCATTACGATAGATTGCCATCGCAGAGTTTGTTGTACCAAGATCTATTCCAATTACCGCCATCTATTACACTCCTTAACCATTGAGGTTTCAAATTATTGTCTTTACAAGTGCATCTTGTATCACCTTTCCGCTTTCCTTTAGCTTAAAAGCTCGACGAAATACATATGCAACATGATAGGAAGGGATTTCTTCTATTATTTCCTCGTTTGTTATCGCTCCAAGCGATTCCATAAAATCACCATCGAATTCCTGCCCATATACTGAAATTTCCTCAATACCTAATTGTTCAAGTCGGATAAGCAATTGCCTATGCTGACTGCTAAACTGATTTTTCTTAGCAACATCTATGTTTTGTATAATCGTCCATTCCAACTGATCAATGAGATTAAATGCTGAAACTGCAATACGAGCTATCTCTTCCAGCTTTTCTATTTTTTCAAATGTATGTACATCATGTTCAGCTGTATTCCATATTTTTTGGTATTGTTCTTTTATTTTTTCCTGTTGAAGTTCCAGCGGCTGAATATATGCTACACCCAACAACCCCCGAAAAATTTCGATACTTTCGAAAAATACTTGAAAAAAATCTACAGCTTTCACTCTAGTATTTTTAACTACACCCATAAACTACACCTCATTTTTTTACAAGGGAAGCTCAATCAGATTGCACGTTTGTAAAACAGACATATTTTCCCATGACTAGCGACATTATTACAATTTTACTTGTCAACTTCCATTCATACAACCTATCCAGAAGGTTTTATCAAAGTCAACACTTTAGAACTAGGATAAAGTGAGTAACGATTGGACCTGGCACAGCCAAATGATTAGTCTGTCATGATGTGATCGACAGGCACTGTGTATTTGCTTTCACGAAATTGGCCAGGAGACATACCTATTCGCTTGTTAAAAACTTTAATGAAGTAATTACCAGTTGAATAGCCCACCATTCTCGCAATATCGTCAATAGAATGATTCGTCATCCTTAGTAGCTCAATCGCTTTATCAATACGAATTTTCGTTAAATATTGAACAGGAGTTAAGTTTGTCGTTCTATGAAAAAGTCTTGTAAAATGATATTTAGAAAGTCCCGATGCAATAACCAAATCTCCCAAACCTATTTGATCAGAATAATATTTTTTAGCAAATAAAATGGCCTTTTCCACTTGCTCCGGCCACTTTTCCGTCGATACACCGATATTTAATGCATAGCGGTAAAGCTCCATAATAAAGGAGTAGGCCATTGCAGATGACTCATACGCATCTGTAATATTCCTATTGATCGCCTCTTGAAAAATACTCATTAATAACTTAATTGGCGACGATTCCGGATTGAACTGGATAACATATCCGAGTTTACTATTAATAAAATCGAATGCCTTAACCGCTTCTTTTCCATACAGAGTAATGAACATAAATTCCCAATGTTCACTATCAGCTGGCAAATAATATCGATGCTTACTCGGAATTTGTACGAGAAAAGCTTGTCCTGCCGTCAAAGAGTATTCTTTTCCATCGACATCTATTTTTCCTGCCCCAGAAAACGTATATTGAAAGACACATTTACCATATTCATTTCTTGTCATTCCATCATAGTCGTAATCCTGTGTAGACTTTCTTTCCCACCCTATAGAATAAACTCCTGAAACTTCATTTTGATGCTCACCTGAAAACCGAAAACCAAAAGCTTCAAACTCTTCATTCTTAGTAAGCAATATATTACCCCCCTTTCATTCAATTTTACCATTGAAAGAGCTTACACTAGGATATATCATAAAGTTAATTCAAGCAATTATTTACTATGGAGGGAATATATCATGGCAAAAATAACATTTCTTGGTGCCGGAAGTACAGTATTCGCAAAAAACGTGCTCGGAGATTGTATGACAGTACCAAGCTTACAAGATTTTGAATTCGCTTTATTCGATATTGATCACGAAAGATTAGCAGATTCAGAGAATATGTTAAACAATATGAAAAATGGTATGCAATCAACTGTAAATATTAAAGCATATACAGATCGTAAAGAAGCATTAAGAGGCGCTAAATACGTTATCAATGCGATTCAGGTCGGTGGATATGATCCTTGTACGATCACTGATTTTGAGATACCGAAAAAATACGGACTTCGACAAACAATTGCTGATACGGTTGGAATAGGTGGTATTTTTAGAAACCTAAGAACGATTCCTGTTATGCTTGATTTTGCAAAAGACATGCAAGAAGTGTGCCCTGACGCATGGTTCTTAAATTATACTAACCCGATGGCAGTATTAACTGGAACGATGCTACGTTACGGCGGGATCAAAACAGTCGGCCTCTGCCATAGTGTCCAAGCTTGTGCTCCCGAATTACTTAAATCGCTCGATATGCCTACTGACAATGTCCAGTGGAAAATTGCCGGTATCAATCATATGGCATGGTTGCTTGAAATCACACGAGATGGTAAAGACTTATATCCAGAAATTAAAAAACGAGCTGCTGAAAAACAGAAGACGAAGCATCACGATATGGTGAGATTTGAATTAATGAATCGATTCGGTTATTACATAACGGAATCATCTGAGCATAACGCGGAATATCATCCATATTTCATTAAAAAGAATTACCCTGAACTAATCGAGAAATTCAATATTCCACTTGACGAATATCCACGTAGATGCGTCAACCAAATTGCTGGTTGGAAACAGATGCGCGAGGACATGGTCAATAATAAAGACTTAACGCACAGTCGCTCTCATGAATATGGCTCATATATTATTGAAGCAATGGAAACAAATATTCCTTTCAAAATTGGTGGTAATGTCCTGAACACAGGAAGATTAATTAGCAATCTACCTGAGAATGCTGTTGTAGAGGTACCATGCCTCGTTGATAGTAGCGGTGTTACACCGACATATGTTGGTGATTTACCAGAACAACTCGCTGCCCTTAATAGAACAAACATCAACACACAACTATTAACAATCGAAGCAGCTGTAACTGGCAAAAAGGAGCATATTTATCAAGCTGCAATGCTCGACCCTCACACTTCGGCAGAGCTATCTATGGATGATATTGTTTCATTATGTGATGATTTGATTGAAGCACATGGAGACTGGATTCCAAAGTTTGTTTGATAATAAAGGATTAATAAGCAAATTTACTGATATTTTCCGTCAGTGAGTTTGCTCTATTTTTCGATTACTTATTTATTTTCAAATAAAAAGAATTGTTTACTAGCCAATATGAAAAATCTATCATAATATAAATATAGTACATAAAATTAGGAGGCTACCACATATGTCCGAACAAAAAGTAAGATGGGGAATTATAAGTACTGCAAGTATTGGACAACGCTCTGTCATACCAGGAATTCAAGAATCTAAACGAAATATAGTCGCAGCAGTTGCTAGTAGATCGCTAGAAAATGCAGAACAATTTGCTAAGGAACTCAATATTCCTAAAGCGTATGGCAGCTATGAAGAATTGTTAGCGGATCCAGAAATTGATGCCGTTTACATACCACTTCCAAACCATTTACATATAGAGTGGACACTAAAGGCCGCTGCTGCAGGTAAACATATACTGTGCGAAAAGCCAATTGCACTAGATGAGGTGGAAGCACAGGAAATGGTCGACGCCTGTGAAAAAGCTGGAGTCATTTTGGCGGAAGCTTATATGTACCGTCATCAACAGCGATATGAAGATATTAAAAATCTCATTAGAGACGGAGAAATTGGTGAGATCCGCGGGATTCATGGCGTATTTTCATTTAATGGTGCAGCAAATTCAGGGAATATCCGCTACACAAAAGAATGGGGCGGTGGCTCGATTTATGATGTAGGCTGCTATCCTATTAGTGCTGCAAGACTGATACTAGATGAAGAACCTACTGCTGTAACGGC harbors:
- a CDS encoding Hsp70 family protein, with the protein product MAVIGIDLGTTNSAMAIYRNGRSEIVLNGSDQRTTPSVYQLKPNGEEIIGSSAKKGALSLPRHTVMEVKRLMGKDEQITVGERKYRPEEISSKILAYFKKSAEEKLREEVTEAVVTVPAYFSDAQRKATKIAGELAGLKVERIINEPTAAALAYCHEHMDKNQHVLVYDLGGGTFDVSIVELFEGVVEVKASAGDNFLGGTDFDEAIMNMIKADFTSEKGYAIDEVAFDSDMLYFMLKEAAENAKIDLSTQLETEIMLPLIGMRDNVPVSHQMKVTRSRFEDVIRDQVNSTLDKINLALSDADLVAEDISEILMVGGSTRIPLVRESMEREFKKTVRTDLNPDEVVAIGAAVQAAIKSGEIDSTTGLMAIDVCPYTLGTEVNLHVNGRMMDGFFDPIIHRNSTIPVSETKLYYTANDYQEVVDVSVYQGEGRFISETELVSDDLKLDGIPRDLAGRQSLEVTFNYDINGLIQVDAKILSTGKKVTQVIQYQPGVMSDKEIDQSFARLENERVDSELLASVHALTLQAKRKMEHNSPEKNEIIGGLLTALTHAIETGNIVLIKKLEQQLSSLL
- the grpE gene encoding nucleotide exchange factor GrpE yields the protein MGVVKNTRVKAVDFFQVFFESIEIFRGLLGVAYIQPLELQQEKIKEQYQKIWNTAEHDVHTFEKIEKLEEIARIAVSAFNLIDQLEWTIIQNIDVAKKNQFSSQHRQLLIRLEQLGIEEISVYGQEFDGDFMESLGAITNEEIIEEIPSYHVAYVFRRAFKLKESGKVIQDALVKTII
- a CDS encoding AraC family transcriptional regulator, producing the protein MLTKNEEFEAFGFRFSGEHQNEVSGVYSIGWERKSTQDYDYDGMTRNEYGKCVFQYTFSGAGKIDVDGKEYSLTAGQAFLVQIPSKHRYYLPADSEHWEFMFITLYGKEAVKAFDFINSKLGYVIQFNPESSPIKLLMSIFQEAINRNITDAYESSAMAYSFIMELYRYALNIGVSTEKWPEQVEKAILFAKKYYSDQIGLGDLVIASGLSKYHFTRLFHRTTNLTPVQYLTKIRIDKAIELLRMTNHSIDDIARMVGYSTGNYFIKVFNKRIGMSPGQFRESKYTVPVDHIMTD
- a CDS encoding alpha-glucosidase/alpha-galactosidase, yielding MAKITFLGAGSTVFAKNVLGDCMTVPSLQDFEFALFDIDHERLADSENMLNNMKNGMQSTVNIKAYTDRKEALRGAKYVINAIQVGGYDPCTITDFEIPKKYGLRQTIADTVGIGGIFRNLRTIPVMLDFAKDMQEVCPDAWFLNYTNPMAVLTGTMLRYGGIKTVGLCHSVQACAPELLKSLDMPTDNVQWKIAGINHMAWLLEITRDGKDLYPEIKKRAAEKQKTKHHDMVRFELMNRFGYYITESSEHNAEYHPYFIKKNYPELIEKFNIPLDEYPRRCVNQIAGWKQMREDMVNNKDLTHSRSHEYGSYIIEAMETNIPFKIGGNVLNTGRLISNLPENAVVEVPCLVDSSGVTPTYVGDLPEQLAALNRTNINTQLLTIEAAVTGKKEHIYQAAMLDPHTSAELSMDDIVSLCDDLIEAHGDWIPKFV
- a CDS encoding Gfo/Idh/MocA family protein produces the protein MSEQKVRWGIISTASIGQRSVIPGIQESKRNIVAAVASRSLENAEQFAKELNIPKAYGSYEELLADPEIDAVYIPLPNHLHIEWTLKAAAAGKHILCEKPIALDEVEAQEMVDACEKAGVILAEAYMYRHQQRYEDIKNLIRDGEIGEIRGIHGVFSFNGAANSGNIRYTKEWGGGSIYDVGCYPISAARLILDEEPTAVTAHALFSPEHGDVDMMAAGIMEFSNGVALTFDCAMWAAFRNELEILGTEGRIVMKAAFLGDQSYDIIKGDEVTTIQVENINPYALQADSFAESILDGKATRFSSEDIVNNMKAVKGALLSAETQERIILNEKEEN